In Halopelagius longus, the following proteins share a genomic window:
- a CDS encoding sugar phosphate nucleotidyltransferase gives MKAIIPAAGQGTRLYPQTHTKPKAMVRLAGKPILGHILDSIGETRIDEVVIVVGGPMKEQIIEYVNRAYGDRFEFEFVEQENAEGLGHSIYQTESVARGDELLIALGDMLFENGFDHFLSDHDELPATDGSIGVKRVDEPQHYGVVETRNGGEVTRLVEKPSDPPSEYAISGVYIIENSDALFDALDYLVENDVRGAGDEYQLTDALQRMIEQGRTLYPFEVEDWYDCGRPDTLLEANRVLLSRTETADPESIDSAVIIPPVDLGNDIEIEESVVGPYVSVDDGAKISKSIVDDSIVGQKAVLDGVNIEESIVGSNTEVHGEANHLNVGDNSSIHL, from the coding sequence ATGAAGGCCATCATCCCCGCCGCAGGACAGGGGACTCGCCTCTACCCGCAGACGCACACGAAGCCGAAGGCGATGGTACGCCTCGCCGGAAAGCCGATACTCGGACACATCCTCGACAGCATCGGAGAGACGCGAATCGACGAGGTGGTCATCGTCGTCGGCGGCCCGATGAAAGAGCAGATTATCGAGTACGTGAACCGAGCGTACGGCGACCGCTTCGAGTTCGAGTTCGTCGAACAGGAGAACGCCGAGGGCCTCGGTCACAGCATCTACCAGACGGAGTCGGTGGCTCGCGGCGACGAACTCCTCATCGCTCTCGGCGACATGCTGTTCGAAAACGGGTTCGACCACTTCCTCTCGGACCACGACGAACTGCCGGCCACGGACGGGAGCATCGGCGTCAAACGCGTCGACGAACCGCAACACTACGGCGTGGTCGAGACGCGGAACGGCGGCGAGGTCACCCGACTCGTCGAGAAGCCGTCGGACCCGCCCTCCGAGTACGCCATAAGCGGCGTGTACATCATCGAAAACTCCGACGCCCTCTTCGACGCGTTGGACTACCTCGTCGAGAACGACGTCCGGGGCGCGGGCGACGAGTACCAACTGACCGACGCCCTCCAGCGGATGATAGAACAGGGACGGACGCTCTACCCGTTCGAGGTCGAAGACTGGTACGACTGCGGCCGCCCGGACACGCTGTTGGAAGCGAACCGCGTCCTCCTCTCGCGGACGGAGACGGCAGACCCCGAGAGCATCGACAGCGCCGTCATCATCCCGCCGGTGGACCTCGGGAACGATATCGAGATCGAAGAGAGCGTCGTCGGACCGTACGTCAGCGTCGACGACGGGGCGAAGATATCGAAGAGCATCGTCGACGACAGCATCGTCGGTCAGAAGGCCGTCCTCGACGGCGTCAACATCGAGGAGAGCATCGTCGGGAGCAACACCGAAGTTCACGGCGAAGCGAACCACCTCAACGTCGGCGACAACAGCAGCATCCACCTCTAA
- a CDS encoding SDR family NAD(P)-dependent oxidoreductase, producing the protein MTHVLVTGGAGFIGSHIVDELIDEGYDVTVVDNLTEQVHDSEPDYLNEEADYVWGDVRDRELMTELLEEADVLNHQASAVGVGQSMYEIEKYVEVNTLATARILDIIVNEEIDLEKVVVASSMSSYGEGAYRCPEEDEVRHPPLRGEEQMKDGQWEHLCSECGAELEPIPTPESKPRESTSVYAISKKDQEELTLSVCRAYDIPAVALRYFNIYGSRQSLNNPYTGVCAIFSSRIKNDNPPLIFEDGEQTRDFIHVSDVARANRLAMESEADDVAVNIGTGSPVSIREIAQTLIELYGKEDALEPEIANDFRQGDIRHCYADNDLAAEELGFEPEVDFEDGMRELVEWGRDAEAEDRFEEAHAELEEKGLVGED; encoded by the coding sequence ATGACCCACGTGCTTGTCACCGGCGGTGCAGGTTTCATCGGAAGCCACATCGTGGACGAACTGATAGACGAGGGGTACGACGTGACGGTCGTCGACAACCTGACCGAACAGGTCCACGACAGCGAGCCCGACTACCTGAACGAAGAGGCCGACTACGTGTGGGGCGACGTCCGCGACAGAGAGTTGATGACGGAACTGCTGGAGGAGGCGGACGTTCTCAACCACCAAGCCAGCGCCGTCGGCGTGGGGCAGTCGATGTACGAGATAGAGAAGTACGTCGAAGTGAACACGCTGGCGACCGCTCGCATCCTCGATATCATCGTCAACGAGGAGATAGACCTCGAGAAGGTGGTCGTGGCGTCCTCGATGTCCTCCTACGGCGAGGGCGCGTACCGGTGCCCCGAGGAGGACGAGGTGCGACACCCGCCCCTGCGCGGCGAGGAGCAGATGAAAGACGGCCAGTGGGAGCATCTCTGCTCGGAGTGCGGGGCGGAACTGGAGCCGATTCCGACGCCCGAGTCCAAGCCCCGCGAGAGCACGAGCGTCTACGCCATCTCGAAGAAGGACCAAGAGGAACTGACGCTGTCGGTCTGCCGCGCCTACGATATCCCCGCCGTCGCGCTCCGCTACTTCAACATCTACGGGAGCCGGCAGTCGCTCAACAACCCGTACACGGGCGTCTGCGCCATCTTCTCCAGCCGCATCAAGAACGACAATCCGCCGCTCATCTTCGAGGACGGCGAGCAGACCCGCGACTTCATCCACGTGAGCGACGTCGCCCGCGCGAACCGCCTCGCGATGGAGTCCGAGGCCGACGACGTGGCGGTCAACATCGGTACCGGGTCGCCGGTGAGCATCCGCGAGATAGCGCAGACGCTCATCGAACTGTACGGTAAGGAGGACGCGCTCGAACCGGAAATCGCGAACGACTTCCGTCAGGGCGACATCCGCCACTGCTACGCCGACAACGACCTCGCGGCCGAGGAACTCGGCTTCGAACCGGAAGTCGACTTCGAGGACGGGATGCGCGAACTGGTCGAGTGGGGCCGCGACGCCGAGGCCGAAGACCGGTTCGAGGAGGCGCACGCCGAACTCGAAGAGAAGGGTCTGGTCGGCGAGGACTGA
- a CDS encoding flippase-like domain-containing protein — translation MEVSLVVPAHNEEGNLRRLVERITAVLSPPDFDHALEIVLVDDNSTDSTPSLVDGLADEYPCVTVVHRYENGGFGNAIKAGLKAASGDVLVPFMGDLSDDPRDVPKMIEAIEDGYDVAYGSRFADGGSVDGYPPLKLFYNRSFNNLIRLSFGIRARDVTNAFTAYRREVIEEIDVDSLDSESFDLTAELPLRAHILGFRSTEVPVSWRSRDEGVSKLNATRKGPLYLKRLAQMFVVGNAVGLKDLFESVVSGSLAKVFGAALFGVLILVALFSLSGFDGVFDVLSSANGGWLTVAAVAYLLSFGFRTWRYRVLLRAADSIATRGGVFRSITTGWFVNFILPARAGDAVRAFALKSTEDVPVSVGGGLIVVERAFDMAVLGTAMVAVSLLFVDVPRAGYLAFAAFGIAAALVAGLVAVSVGGDKLSDRVSERFPRLGSGLVNLREMVAKVGTNPFALALSAFLSVPVWVLEASTIYFSARAVGLSLTGVATVTTAVGAFVAQAVPVTPAGIGTYEATITAILSLFGVEPVVATSLGLLDHFMRVAVIYVVGAISTVHIGFRSRAYFRDRSRAADEATMSAGVSENRR, via the coding sequence ATGGAAGTCTCGCTTGTGGTTCCTGCACACAACGAGGAAGGCAATTTACGCCGCCTCGTGGAACGCATCACGGCGGTCCTTTCCCCTCCAGATTTCGACCACGCTCTGGAAATCGTGTTAGTCGACGACAACAGCACCGACTCGACGCCGAGTCTCGTCGACGGACTCGCCGACGAGTACCCGTGCGTCACCGTCGTCCACCGGTACGAGAACGGCGGCTTCGGGAACGCGATAAAGGCAGGGCTGAAAGCGGCGTCCGGCGACGTGCTCGTCCCGTTCATGGGCGACCTCTCGGACGACCCCCGCGACGTGCCGAAGATGATCGAGGCCATCGAGGACGGCTACGACGTGGCGTACGGCTCTCGGTTCGCCGACGGGGGATCAGTCGACGGCTACCCGCCGTTGAAGCTCTTCTACAACCGCTCGTTCAACAACCTCATCCGCCTCTCGTTCGGCATCCGCGCCCGCGACGTGACGAACGCCTTCACCGCGTACCGGCGAGAGGTCATCGAGGAGATAGACGTGGACTCGCTCGACTCCGAGAGCTTCGACCTGACGGCGGAACTGCCGCTTCGGGCGCACATCCTCGGATTCCGTAGCACGGAGGTCCCCGTCTCGTGGCGGAGTCGCGACGAGGGCGTGAGCAAACTCAACGCCACGCGAAAGGGGCCGCTCTACCTGAAACGCCTCGCGCAGATGTTCGTCGTCGGGAACGCCGTCGGTCTGAAGGACCTCTTCGAGTCGGTCGTCAGCGGGAGTCTCGCGAAGGTGTTCGGCGCCGCCCTGTTCGGCGTCCTCATCCTCGTTGCGCTCTTCTCCCTGAGCGGATTCGACGGCGTCTTCGACGTGCTCTCCTCGGCGAACGGCGGATGGCTCACGGTCGCCGCCGTCGCCTACCTCCTCTCGTTCGGGTTTCGGACGTGGCGGTACCGCGTCCTCCTCAGGGCGGCAGACAGCATCGCCACCCGGGGCGGCGTGTTCCGGTCCATCACCACCGGCTGGTTCGTCAACTTCATCCTCCCCGCCCGCGCCGGCGACGCGGTCCGCGCGTTCGCGCTGAAATCGACGGAGGACGTGCCGGTGAGCGTCGGCGGCGGCCTCATCGTGGTCGAACGCGCCTTCGACATGGCCGTGCTCGGAACGGCGATGGTCGCCGTCTCGCTGCTGTTCGTCGACGTTCCGAGGGCGGGGTATCTCGCCTTCGCGGCGTTCGGCATCGCGGCCGCCCTCGTCGCCGGCCTCGTCGCCGTCTCCGTCGGCGGCGACAAACTGTCCGACCGGGTGAGCGAGCGGTTCCCCCGACTGGGATCCGGCCTCGTGAACCTCCGAGAGATGGTCGCGAAAGTGGGGACGAACCCCTTCGCGTTGGCGCTCTCAGCGTTTCTGTCCGTTCCGGTGTGGGTGCTGGAGGCGAGTACGATCTACTTTAGCGCGCGCGCGGTCGGCCTCTCGCTGACGGGCGTCGCGACGGTGACGACCGCAGTCGGCGCGTTCGTCGCGCAGGCGGTGCCCGTCACGCCCGCCGGCATCGGGACGTACGAGGCGACGATCACGGCCATCCTCTCGCTGTTCGGCGTCGAGCCCGTGGTCGCGACGAGTCTCGGCCTCCTCGATCACTTCATGCGCGTGGCGGTCATCTACGTGGTCGGCGCCATCAGCACCGTCCACATCGGATTCCGCTCGCGGGCCTACTTCCGCGACCGCTCGCGCGCCGCAGACGAGGCGACGATGTCCGCGGGAGTCTCGGAGAACAGACGATGA
- a CDS encoding NAD-dependent epimerase/dehydratase family protein codes for MEGPDRVLVTGGAGFVGSHAVEYYANRDAEVTALDNLSRIETLETADESRNTAAYNWNYIEENYPEVELVEADIRDYETLAEIVEGHDAVVHTAGQVAVTASLTDPRNDFEVNAEGSFNVLEAARNADSDPAVVLASTNKVYGNNVNDIPVREEGDRYWYDDEEFEQGVPESLSIDGCEHTPYGVSKLAADLYVQDYAERNAVQAAAFRMSCIYGTRQFGNEDQGWVAHFAISTLNDEPLTIFGDGKQVRDVLYVKDLIRAYDAFLSDPEGKPAVYNVGGGAENTTSLLEFLDLLEEKTGKRTDISFDEWREGDQKVYVSDISRAREELEWEPEVSFEDGVERFVEWYQNR; via the coding sequence ATGGAAGGACCAGACCGTGTGCTCGTTACCGGCGGTGCGGGGTTCGTCGGGAGCCACGCAGTCGAATACTACGCGAACCGCGACGCCGAGGTGACCGCGCTCGACAACCTCAGCAGAATCGAGACGCTCGAGACGGCCGACGAGAGCCGTAACACGGCGGCGTACAACTGGAACTACATCGAGGAGAACTACCCCGAAGTCGAACTCGTCGAGGCGGACATCCGCGACTACGAGACGCTCGCGGAGATCGTCGAAGGGCACGACGCCGTCGTCCACACCGCCGGACAGGTCGCGGTCACGGCGTCGCTCACCGACCCCCGGAACGACTTCGAGGTCAACGCCGAGGGCAGTTTCAACGTGCTCGAAGCGGCGCGAAACGCCGACAGCGACCCCGCGGTGGTCCTCGCGTCGACGAACAAGGTGTACGGCAACAACGTCAACGACATCCCCGTCCGAGAGGAGGGCGACCGCTACTGGTACGACGACGAGGAGTTCGAGCAGGGAGTCCCGGAATCGCTCTCCATCGACGGGTGCGAACACACGCCCTACGGCGTCTCGAAACTCGCAGCCGACCTCTACGTACAGGACTACGCCGAGCGAAACGCGGTGCAGGCCGCCGCGTTCCGGATGAGCTGTATCTACGGCACCCGCCAGTTCGGAAACGAAGACCAAGGGTGGGTCGCTCACTTCGCGATAAGCACGCTCAACGACGAACCGCTGACCATCTTCGGCGACGGAAAGCAGGTCCGCGACGTGCTGTACGTCAAAGACCTCATCCGCGCGTACGACGCGTTCCTCTCGGACCCCGAGGGGAAGCCGGCGGTGTACAACGTCGGCGGCGGCGCGGAGAACACGACGAGCCTCCTCGAGTTCCTCGACCTCCTCGAGGAGAAGACCGGAAAGCGCACCGACATCTCCTTCGACGAGTGGCGAGAGGGCGACCAGAAGGTGTACGTCTCGGACATCTCCCGCGCCCGCGAAGAGTTAGAGTGGGAACCGGAGGTCAGCTTCGAGGACGGCGTCGAGCGGTTCGTCGAGTGGTATCAGAACCGTTAG
- a CDS encoding oligosaccharyl transferase, archaeosortase A system-associated, whose translation MSVDNERREDYESPSVLERFADWYHVPALLVVMAAMLAIRLQSYGRFIRDGEVFFSGNDAWYHLREVSYTVRNWPFTMPFDPWTNFPYGTSVGQFGTLYDQIIATAALIVGLGSPSEALVGKVLLVAPAVFGALAAIPAYLIGKRLAGRGPALFGALLLGLMPGTFLQRTLVGFADHNAAEPFFMSMAVAALMVALGVAEREMPVWELVADRDVDAIRSPLVWSALAGVATALYMWVWPPGVLLVAIVGTFVVLKMSSDVVNGRSPEATAFVAAVSMSVTGVLMLIQIDEFGFSSTQFSLIQPGFSFAVAAGAAFLAWLAREWEARDIDANGYPVAVFGLIVVSLGVVALVLPRVWGILVYNFLNTLGFGANATTRTIGEAQPYLAQSTLNQLQLTAVNRIVSDYGFTFFTAVAAVVWMLAKPLVKSRESRDIGYVVGGLAVVGLLFLVPAIPIGIGNVVGLDGQLVSLGIVSAIIVGAALLTYRDPERLLVVVWAAFITSAAFTQVRFNYYLAVVVVVLNAYFLVEVLRLLNVRAATTKATDLETYQIAAIGAVLLLVAAPVLVVPLDVRNTGNPAADKTNTAWQASQGSSPGEIVQWEGNLEWMKSNTPAEGEFGGSSGAMEYYGKYEKTDDYQYGDGAYGVMSWWDYGHFITVEGERIPNANPFQQGATDAANFLLAPNETQAQNVLASQSTEGNQTRYVMVDWKMATPGSKFGAPTVFYDAGNISQNQFYEPIYRFNQEGQYQGNYLVRHQRYYESLMTRLYLYHGSAHEPSPVVVDWEPQSVSTGSGQTTVKAVPQGNETTVKTFDNMSAARQYVQQDGTSQIGGIGSYPSERVPALEHYRLVKVSNSSATQSNDFLRQMYSDGQMAGVNPQATLPSNPAWVKSFERVPGATVQGSGAPANSTVTASVEMNVPATNSTFTYTQQAQADENGEFTMTLPYATTGYDEYGPENGYTNVSVRANGSYTISAGTSLNESGYVVSQRANLSVEEGQVNGAEDGNLSVELQRSAQQLQIGSGSSDSGGDSNGGSSDSGSSEQSSLAASDADVTAQTAAARAA comes from the coding sequence ATGAGCGTAGACAACGAGCGTCGCGAGGACTACGAATCACCGTCGGTCCTCGAACGCTTCGCAGACTGGTACCACGTCCCCGCCCTCCTCGTGGTGATGGCCGCGATGCTGGCCATCCGACTCCAGTCGTACGGTAGATTCATACGAGACGGAGAAGTGTTCTTCTCCGGAAACGACGCATGGTATCACCTCCGAGAGGTGAGCTACACCGTCAGGAACTGGCCGTTCACGATGCCGTTCGACCCGTGGACGAACTTCCCCTACGGGACGAGTGTCGGCCAGTTCGGGACGCTGTACGACCAGATTATCGCGACGGCCGCCTTGATAGTCGGGCTCGGAAGCCCGAGCGAGGCGCTCGTCGGGAAGGTACTCCTCGTCGCACCGGCCGTCTTCGGCGCGCTCGCGGCGATTCCGGCGTACCTCATCGGGAAGCGCCTCGCCGGTCGCGGACCGGCGCTGTTCGGCGCTCTCCTCCTCGGTCTGATGCCGGGAACGTTCCTCCAGCGCACCCTCGTCGGGTTCGCGGACCACAACGCCGCCGAGCCGTTCTTCATGTCGATGGCCGTCGCCGCGTTGATGGTCGCCTTGGGCGTCGCCGAGCGCGAGATGCCCGTCTGGGAACTCGTCGCCGACCGCGACGTAGACGCCATCCGGTCGCCCCTCGTGTGGTCGGCTCTCGCGGGCGTCGCAACCGCGCTGTACATGTGGGTCTGGCCGCCGGGGGTTCTCCTCGTCGCCATCGTGGGCACGTTCGTCGTCCTGAAGATGTCGAGCGACGTCGTCAACGGCCGTTCGCCCGAGGCGACGGCGTTCGTCGCCGCGGTGTCGATGAGCGTCACCGGCGTGTTGATGCTGATCCAGATAGACGAGTTCGGATTCTCGTCGACGCAGTTCTCCCTCATTCAACCGGGATTCTCGTTCGCCGTCGCCGCGGGGGCGGCCTTCCTCGCGTGGCTCGCCCGCGAGTGGGAGGCGCGTGACATCGACGCGAACGGCTACCCCGTCGCGGTGTTCGGACTGATCGTCGTCTCCCTCGGCGTCGTCGCCCTCGTCCTTCCGAGAGTGTGGGGCATTCTGGTCTACAACTTCCTGAACACGCTCGGGTTCGGCGCGAACGCCACGACTCGAACCATCGGCGAGGCCCAACCGTACCTCGCACAGAGTACGCTCAATCAGCTCCAACTGACGGCCGTCAATCGGATCGTCTCCGACTACGGCTTCACGTTCTTCACCGCCGTCGCGGCGGTCGTGTGGATGCTCGCGAAACCGCTCGTGAAGAGCCGAGAGAGCCGCGATATCGGCTACGTCGTCGGCGGTCTCGCCGTCGTCGGTCTCCTCTTTCTCGTGCCGGCGATTCCGATCGGAATCGGGAACGTCGTCGGTCTCGACGGCCAACTCGTCTCGCTCGGAATCGTCAGCGCCATCATCGTCGGCGCCGCGCTTCTCACCTACCGCGACCCCGAACGGTTGCTCGTCGTCGTCTGGGCGGCGTTCATCACGTCGGCGGCGTTCACGCAGGTTCGCTTCAACTACTACCTCGCCGTCGTCGTCGTGGTGCTGAACGCGTACTTCCTCGTGGAGGTGCTCCGGTTGCTGAACGTGAGGGCGGCGACCACGAAAGCCACCGACCTCGAGACGTACCAGATAGCGGCCATCGGGGCGGTCCTCCTCCTCGTCGCCGCGCCGGTTCTCGTCGTCCCACTCGACGTGCGGAACACCGGCAACCCCGCCGCCGACAAGACGAACACGGCGTGGCAGGCGAGCCAAGGTAGCAGTCCCGGCGAAATCGTCCAGTGGGAGGGCAACCTCGAGTGGATGAAGAGCAACACGCCCGCCGAGGGAGAGTTCGGCGGGTCGTCGGGCGCGATGGAGTACTACGGAAAGTACGAGAAGACCGACGACTACCAGTACGGCGACGGCGCTTACGGCGTGATGTCGTGGTGGGACTACGGTCACTTCATCACCGTCGAAGGCGAGCGAATCCCGAACGCCAACCCGTTCCAGCAGGGCGCGACCGACGCGGCGAACTTCCTGCTCGCACCCAACGAGACGCAGGCGCAGAACGTCCTCGCCTCCCAGAGCACCGAGGGCAACCAGACCCGGTACGTGATGGTCGACTGGAAGATGGCGACCCCGGGCTCGAAGTTCGGCGCGCCGACGGTGTTCTACGACGCGGGCAACATCTCGCAGAACCAGTTCTACGAGCCGATATACCGGTTCAATCAGGAGGGCCAGTATCAGGGTAACTACCTCGTCCGTCACCAGCGCTACTACGAGAGCCTGATGACGCGCCTCTACCTCTACCACGGGAGCGCCCACGAGCCGAGTCCGGTCGTCGTGGACTGGGAGCCCCAGAGCGTCAGTACCGGCTCCGGCCAGACGACGGTGAAGGCGGTCCCGCAAGGGAACGAGACCACCGTCAAGACGTTCGACAACATGAGCGCCGCGCGGCAGTACGTCCAACAGGACGGCACCTCGCAGATAGGCGGCATCGGGTCGTACCCCTCCGAGCGCGTCCCCGCGCTGGAGCATTACCGCCTCGTGAAGGTGTCGAACTCCTCGGCGACGCAGTCGAACGACTTCCTCCGGCAGATGTACAGCGACGGTCAGATGGCGGGAGTCAACCCGCAGGCCACGCTCCCCAGTAACCCGGCGTGGGTGAAGTCCTTCGAGCGCGTGCCCGGCGCGACGGTGCAGGGAAGCGGCGCACCGGCCAACTCCACCGTCACCGCGAGCGTCGAGATGAACGTGCCGGCGACGAACTCCACGTTCACCTACACGCAGCAAGCGCAGGCCGACGAGAACGGCGAGTTCACCATGACGCTGCCGTACGCCACGACGGGCTACGACGAGTACGGCCCCGAGAACGGCTACACGAACGTCAGCGTCCGCGCGAACGGTTCGTACACCATCTCCGCGGGCACGTCGCTCAACGAGAGCGGCTACGTCGTCAGCCAGCGCGCGAACCTCTCCGTCGAGGAGGGGCAGGTCAACGGCGCGGAGGACGGTAACCTCTCCGTCGAACTGCAGCGCAGCGCACAGCAGTTACAGATCGGTTCCGGCTCCTCGGACTCCGGCGGTGACTCGAACGGCGGGTCCTCCGACTCCGGGTCGAGCGAACAGTCGTCGCTCGCGGCGTCCGACGCCGACGTGACGGCGCAGACGGCCGCGGCCCGCGCCGCGTAA
- a CDS encoding ArnT family glycosyltransferase, whose amino-acid sequence MTRTDRLFDRPLLVLGALVVAFVGFRALLATQSSFGFHHGWNEGHYALIARGFLDHPLVPRYGTNYVYNVPPLYPYLVTALFALFGQSDFLARVPSILFGAATIAGTFYLGRVVFDERRGLIAGAVLSLFPLFQLYAGRAQTDITFVALYTWSLALITEGYVSEDGGYRSLVLGGITFALAFAAKQPAVLLPLTVVLWLLVRRRFDYEVLRKTAVLVLSSAVALVPLIAWFYVNYSMFPAEFVRTWEHELFARTEPFANVHLVVAIGLLLGVTPVPLALAGGSLVGWWKDRLRRSRFDGYLVLVLWVAIYGAFVLYRTPRGHQYYVTGLLPPIALLTADGILRARPLLRRVLRSVVPRDVGYRRAVVAALVLSTVCSSVVLFELSGEYSAVEGSGERLAPEVSAELASLPSNATILVTNEYHPPVRWYLRSETDITRVRSFHPDDMTTEKLDRIRRNSSGPVYLVYPKPTWEPLPTDDASVVAETSEYEFTTMSLPGRVISTESKFRYYLEDRQLVVYRLGEG is encoded by the coding sequence ATGACGCGAACAGATCGGCTGTTCGACCGACCCCTACTCGTCTTGGGGGCACTCGTTGTGGCCTTCGTCGGATTCCGTGCGTTGCTCGCCACGCAGTCGTCGTTCGGCTTCCACCACGGCTGGAACGAGGGACACTACGCGCTCATCGCGCGCGGGTTCCTCGACCATCCGCTCGTCCCTCGGTACGGGACGAACTACGTGTACAACGTTCCTCCCCTCTACCCGTATCTCGTCACGGCGCTGTTCGCCCTCTTCGGCCAATCCGACTTCCTCGCACGGGTTCCGAGCATACTGTTCGGTGCGGCGACCATCGCCGGGACGTTCTACCTCGGCCGAGTCGTGTTCGACGAACGCCGCGGTCTCATCGCGGGGGCGGTCCTCTCGCTGTTTCCGCTGTTCCAACTGTACGCCGGACGGGCGCAGACCGACATCACGTTCGTCGCGCTTTACACGTGGTCTCTGGCGTTGATCACCGAGGGGTACGTATCGGAGGACGGCGGCTACCGGTCTCTCGTCTTGGGCGGGATCACCTTCGCACTCGCGTTCGCCGCGAAACAGCCGGCAGTACTGCTCCCTCTCACCGTCGTTTTGTGGCTCCTCGTCAGGAGGCGATTCGACTACGAGGTGCTTCGAAAAACCGCCGTCCTCGTGCTATCGAGCGCGGTAGCGCTCGTTCCGCTCATCGCGTGGTTCTACGTGAACTACAGCATGTTCCCCGCCGAGTTCGTCCGTACGTGGGAACACGAACTGTTCGCGCGCACCGAACCGTTCGCCAACGTCCACCTCGTCGTCGCCATCGGCCTGTTGTTGGGGGTGACCCCCGTCCCCTTGGCCTTGGCCGGCGGGTCGCTCGTCGGATGGTGGAAGGACCGTCTACGGCGGAGTCGGTTCGACGGTTATCTCGTACTCGTCCTCTGGGTCGCGATATACGGCGCGTTCGTTCTCTACCGGACGCCTCGCGGACACCAGTACTACGTTACCGGACTGCTCCCTCCGATAGCTCTCTTGACCGCAGACGGGATACTGCGGGCCCGTCCCCTCCTTCGGCGTGTTCTCCGGTCGGTCGTCCCTCGGGACGTCGGGTATCGCCGCGCCGTCGTCGCGGCCCTCGTCCTTTCGACGGTGTGCTCGAGCGTGGTCCTGTTCGAACTCTCCGGCGAGTACTCCGCCGTCGAGGGGTCGGGCGAACGACTCGCCCCCGAAGTCTCCGCCGAGCTAGCGTCGCTTCCGTCTAACGCCACGATACTCGTCACGAACGAGTACCATCCGCCGGTTCGTTGGTACCTCCGTTCCGAAACCGATATCACTCGGGTCCGTTCGTTCCACCCCGACGATATGACCACGGAGAAACTGGACCGCATCCGGCGAAACAGTTCGGGGCCGGTGTATCTAGTCTATCCCAAACCGACGTGGGAACCGCTCCCGACCGACGACGCTTCGGTCGTCGCGGAGACGAGCGAGTACGAGTTCACGACGATGTCTCTCCCCGGGCGAGTTATCTCTACGGAGTCCAAGTTCAGATACTACCTCGAAGACAGGCAGTTAGTCGTCTATCGACTCGGTGAGGGGTAA
- a CDS encoding UDP-glucuronic acid decarboxylase family protein, giving the protein MKHAVVTGGAGFLGSHLVDDLLESGYRVTVLDNYGSGRPENLSHLEDENLDLREHDVRDPFPEFDGVDTVYHMASRASPRDFESHAVEIALTNSQGTKNALECARRYDAKTVIASTSEVYGNPEEHPQKESYNGNVNIRGPRAPYDESKRFSEALSIAYDQSYDMDIRTVRIFNTYGPRMRHDDGRVIPNFLSQALSGDDITVYGDGSQTRSFCYVTDLIGGIRKLAEAPASDVSGEVVNVGNTHEITIERLAEIVLDAVDTDSEITYLPLPKDDPEVRCPDISKARRLLGWEPEVPLEEGLDRTIEQFHVANRA; this is encoded by the coding sequence ATGAAGCACGCAGTAGTGACGGGTGGAGCGGGATTCTTAGGAAGTCACCTCGTCGACGATCTCCTCGAGAGCGGATACCGCGTCACCGTCCTCGACAACTACGGAAGCGGGCGACCGGAGAACCTGAGCCACCTCGAAGACGAGAACCTCGACCTCCGCGAACACGACGTTCGAGACCCGTTCCCCGAGTTCGACGGCGTCGATACGGTGTACCACATGGCGTCGCGAGCGAGTCCGCGCGACTTCGAGTCTCACGCCGTCGAAATCGCGCTCACGAACAGCCAAGGGACGAAGAACGCGCTTGAATGCGCCCGGAGATACGACGCAAAGACCGTCATCGCCTCGACGAGCGAGGTGTACGGCAACCCCGAGGAACATCCGCAGAAGGAGAGCTACAACGGGAACGTGAACATCCGCGGCCCGCGCGCACCGTACGACGAGTCGAAGCGCTTCTCCGAGGCGCTCTCTATCGCCTACGACCAATCGTACGACATGGACATCCGGACCGTGAGGATATTCAACACGTACGGTCCCCGGATGCGACACGACGACGGACGGGTCATCCCGAACTTCCTCTCGCAGGCGCTCTCCGGCGACGACATAACCGTCTACGGCGACGGGAGCCAGACGCGGAGCTTCTGCTACGTGACCGACCTCATCGGCGGCATCCGGAAGCTCGCCGAAGCGCCCGCGTCGGACGTCTCCGGCGAAGTCGTCAACGTCGGAAACACCCACGAGATCACCATCGAACGGCTGGCGGAAATCGTCCTCGACGCCGTGGACACCGACTCGGAGATCACCTACCTGCCGTTGCCCAAAGACGACCCGGAGGTTCGATGCCCCGACATCTCGAAGGCGAGGCGCCTGCTCGGGTGGGAACCCGAGGTGCCCCTCGAAGAGGGCCTCGACCGGACCATCGAACAGTTTCACGTCGCCAACCGAGCGTAA